The Aurantiacibacter gangjinensis genome includes a region encoding these proteins:
- a CDS encoding DUF885 domain-containing protein → MTDITNVPLSRRQLMGALGTTTALTMLPGCVTTTPMGTTASGQALLDEFAWNILEHEPLRATSLGVDTGDRAYLRSRLGDASEAGQQAYADTLRADLARARAFPKDGLDPATRTSFEVVESAYSTAIEGFELPYGDIPVGSWRTAPYPVIQNVGAYIDLPRALDSNHPIRDEADAEAYISRLEEIPDVLNGELERMRSARAMGVIPPDFLLERANDQMERQLADAMAGGSLVESLVRRAAEAGISGDWQARADEIVQNRIAPALEAQLAELRTQAAMAGSAPGMSAQPHGDEWYRWSLKSSTTTDMSAAEIHQLGIETLADIHAQMDPILRSLGYTEGNPGQRMIQLSQDDRFKFAEGDAGRAEIIDFLQERIEWVRGEMPRAFARVVDPEVEVRRIPPNEELGAPTAYGGAPAVDGSRPGTFWINLRDTDLHRTYDLVTLTHHEAIPGHVWQGEYSNQLPLIRTILAFNAFSEGWALYGEQLADELGAYDDNPAWRLGYLQAAAYRAVRLVVDTGLHAQGWARQQAIDYFHTNSGVGVAETTNEIDRYCSWPGQATGYMVGKLEILRQRQRAATAMGSAYDLKDFNLAVVEGGNAPLDVMAGNIDRYIGT, encoded by the coding sequence ATGACCGATATCACCAACGTTCCGCTTTCCCGCCGCCAGCTGATGGGCGCGCTGGGCACGACCACTGCGCTCACCATGCTGCCGGGTTGTGTCACCACCACGCCGATGGGGACCACTGCCTCAGGTCAGGCCCTGCTCGACGAGTTCGCGTGGAACATTCTGGAGCATGAGCCGCTGCGCGCCACCAGCCTCGGCGTCGATACGGGCGATCGGGCCTATCTGCGCAGCCGGCTGGGCGATGCGAGCGAAGCGGGCCAGCAGGCCTATGCCGATACGCTGCGCGCCGATCTTGCCCGCGCCCGCGCTTTCCCGAAAGACGGCCTCGATCCCGCGACGCGCACCAGTTTCGAGGTGGTCGAAAGCGCCTATTCCACCGCCATCGAGGGCTTCGAGCTGCCCTATGGCGACATTCCCGTGGGCAGCTGGCGCACCGCGCCCTACCCAGTCATCCAGAATGTCGGCGCCTATATCGACCTGCCCCGCGCGCTCGACAGCAACCATCCCATTCGCGACGAAGCCGATGCCGAAGCCTATATTTCGCGGCTCGAAGAGATACCTGACGTCTTGAACGGCGAACTGGAGCGGATGCGCAGCGCACGCGCCATGGGCGTCATCCCGCCCGATTTCCTGCTGGAGCGCGCCAATGACCAGATGGAACGGCAGTTGGCCGATGCTATGGCGGGCGGATCGCTGGTGGAATCGCTGGTGCGCCGCGCCGCTGAGGCAGGCATTTCCGGTGACTGGCAAGCGCGAGCCGACGAGATCGTGCAGAACCGGATCGCTCCCGCCCTCGAGGCGCAGCTTGCCGAACTGCGCACGCAGGCCGCCATGGCGGGCAGCGCACCCGGCATGTCAGCCCAGCCGCATGGCGATGAATGGTATCGCTGGAGTCTGAAATCCAGCACCACCACCGATATGTCGGCAGCCGAAATCCACCAGCTGGGCATCGAAACGCTGGCCGACATCCATGCCCAGATGGACCCGATCCTGCGCAGCCTCGGCTATACCGAAGGCAATCCCGGACAGCGCATGATCCAGCTATCGCAGGACGACCGCTTCAAATTCGCAGAAGGCGATGCGGGCCGCGCCGAGATCATCGACTTCCTGCAGGAACGCATCGAATGGGTTCGTGGCGAGATGCCGCGCGCCTTCGCCCGCGTCGTCGACCCTGAAGTCGAAGTGCGCCGCATCCCGCCGAACGAGGAGCTGGGCGCGCCCACTGCCTATGGCGGCGCGCCTGCGGTGGACGGATCGCGCCCCGGCACCTTCTGGATAAACCTGCGCGATACGGACCTGCACCGCACGTACGACCTCGTCACCCTCACCCATCACGAGGCCATTCCGGGCCATGTGTGGCAGGGCGAATATTCCAACCAGCTGCCGCTGATCCGCACGATCCTGGCGTTCAATGCCTTCAGCGAGGGCTGGGCGCTCTATGGCGAGCAGCTGGCGGACGAGCTGGGCGCCTATGACGACAATCCCGCTTGGCGATTGGGCTATCTGCAGGCCGCCGCCTATCGCGCGGTGCGACTGGTGGTCGATACCGGCCTGCATGCGCAAGGCTGGGCACGGCAGCAGGCGATCGACTATTTCCATACCAATAGCGGCGTCGGCGTGGCCGAGACCACCAACGAGATCGACCGCTATTGCAGCTGGCCCGGCCAGGCGACCGGCTACATGGTCGGAAAGCTGGAAATCCTGCGCCAGCGCCAGCGCGCCGCCACAGCCATGGGCAGCGCCTACGATCTGAAAGATTTCAACCTCGCCGTGGTCGAAGGCGGCAATGCGCCGCTCGATGTGATGGCGGGCAATATCGACCGGTATATCGGCACCTAA
- a CDS encoding endonuclease/exonuclease/phosphatase family protein produces MRYVEIGLAVLAALAVLVSLLPTDMWFVRTVDLVREPMSWAALVLLVLGVIFLRGWDRKVVPALLGLVIVINLWRMWPYLPFGATEIALSEPVETDRCFTALAVNVKVKNEDYAGIAQQVRSVDPDVLFLMETDERWVRELQDVITPYPTSRAHPQPEAFGLVFASRVPASRLSIVENTHRDTPTVYATLQLEGTAPVEFIGLHPKPPLPGWNTEERDENIIRAGTDTPDSLPDGVTMGDFNDVPWSRTTTAFREEGNWRDPRVGRGTFPTFPSDYLLLGWPLDQLMVRGDVRIRSFEVMPDNGSDHRAMFGEFCVPRDSNAARAGQTSPPGESALEPAE; encoded by the coding sequence ATGCGTTACGTTGAAATCGGCCTCGCGGTGCTGGCCGCACTGGCCGTGCTGGTATCGCTGCTACCTACCGATATGTGGTTCGTACGCACGGTGGACCTGGTGCGCGAACCGATGTCATGGGCAGCGCTGGTCCTGCTGGTGCTGGGCGTCATTTTTCTGCGCGGCTGGGACCGCAAAGTTGTGCCAGCATTGCTCGGCCTCGTCATCGTCATCAACTTGTGGCGTATGTGGCCCTACCTTCCCTTCGGCGCGACCGAGATTGCGCTCAGCGAACCTGTCGAGACCGACCGCTGCTTCACCGCGCTGGCGGTGAATGTGAAGGTGAAGAACGAGGATTATGCAGGTATCGCGCAGCAGGTGCGCAGCGTCGATCCCGATGTGCTTTTCCTGATGGAAACCGACGAGCGTTGGGTGCGCGAATTGCAGGATGTCATCACGCCCTATCCCACCAGCCGCGCCCATCCGCAGCCAGAAGCGTTCGGCCTCGTCTTCGCCAGCCGCGTGCCGGCGTCGCGCCTCTCCATCGTGGAGAACACGCACCGCGATACGCCAACCGTTTACGCCACGCTGCAACTGGAGGGCACGGCGCCGGTCGAATTCATCGGCCTGCATCCCAAGCCGCCACTGCCCGGCTGGAATACCGAGGAGCGCGACGAAAACATCATCCGCGCCGGCACCGATACGCCCGACAGCCTGCCCGACGGCGTGACCATGGGCGACTTCAACGATGTGCCATGGTCGCGCACCACCACCGCCTTTCGCGAGGAAGGAAACTGGCGCGACCCGCGCGTCGGGCGCGGCACGTTCCCCACCTTCCCGTCTGACTATCTGTTGCTCGGCTGGCCGCTGGACCAGCTCATGGTGCGCGGCGATGTGCGCATTCGCAGCTTCGAGGTCATGCCCGATAACGGATCCGACCACCGCGCCATGTTCGGCGAATTCTGCGTGCCGCGCGACAGCAATGCGGCGCGCGCCGGCCAAACTTCGCCGCCAGGGGAAAGTGCCCTTGAACCTGCAGAGTAG
- a CDS encoding glutaminyl-peptide cyclotransferase, producing MTTLRHLLSPLAAAALLWLPAHAQDVQPAPAAVETQAEAPRPIEIFDVEIVAEYPHDPAAFTQGLLWHYGHLYESTGREGQSQVRRVDLETGEVLAASDIPPDQFGEGLTVWQDELVSLTWMHGVVHRWTLSDLSPIESRDDFPFEGWGLTTFEDSLVFSDGTAVLRFIDPETLDVQRELVVTIEGEPLKDLNELEVIDGLIYANIWFSRVIVGIDPATGEVVRAIDLSPITERIEIVEHDAVLNGIAHDAENDRLFVTGKLWPTLFEISLVPRLAPSPDAGQEAANPE from the coding sequence ATGACGACCCTTCGACACCTTCTTTCTCCGCTGGCGGCGGCGGCCCTGCTGTGGCTGCCCGCCCATGCGCAGGATGTGCAGCCTGCGCCTGCTGCGGTGGAAACACAGGCCGAAGCGCCACGCCCCATCGAGATTTTCGATGTCGAGATCGTGGCGGAATATCCGCACGATCCGGCCGCGTTTACCCAAGGCCTGCTGTGGCACTACGGCCATCTTTACGAAAGCACGGGCCGCGAAGGCCAGTCGCAAGTCCGCCGCGTCGATCTGGAAACCGGCGAAGTGCTGGCCGCCAGCGACATTCCGCCCGACCAATTCGGAGAGGGGCTGACCGTCTGGCAGGACGAGCTGGTTAGCCTGACATGGATGCACGGCGTGGTGCATCGCTGGACCCTGTCAGATCTCTCTCCCATCGAAAGCCGCGACGATTTTCCGTTCGAGGGATGGGGTCTGACCACTTTCGAGGACAGCCTCGTCTTTTCAGATGGAACGGCAGTGCTGCGCTTCATCGATCCGGAAACGCTGGATGTGCAACGCGAGCTTGTCGTCACTATCGAAGGCGAGCCGCTGAAGGATCTGAACGAGCTCGAAGTGATCGACGGGCTGATCTACGCCAATATCTGGTTCTCGCGCGTGATCGTCGGCATCGATCCGGCGACCGGCGAAGTGGTGCGCGCCATCGACCTGAGCCCCATCACCGAACGGATCGAGATCGTGGAACACGATGCTGTGCTGAACGGCATTGCGCATGACGCGGAGAACGACCGCCTGTTCGTGACAGGCAAGCTATGGCCCACCCTGTTCGAAATCAGTCTCGTGCCGCGATTGGCCCCATCGCCGGATGCCGGTCAGGAAGCGGCGAACCCGGAATAA
- a CDS encoding DUF937 domain-containing protein, with protein sequence MNLSQILQQQGIIESMARELNIDEQTARTGAGALLPAIVAGMGRRTAGSQSGMGGLADVLGGALGAGGQGSAGGLGGGLGGGLGGALGGMLLDSVLKREPTPTQAGNDILGEIFGNKDVSRGVAEEVAGSTGISSDVLKRMLPILAMAVMGYMMNRDGGSAATPSGGGNNPLGGALGGLLGQVMSGMARR encoded by the coding sequence ATGAACCTCAGCCAGATCCTGCAGCAGCAAGGCATCATCGAAAGCATGGCGCGCGAGCTGAACATCGATGAGCAGACCGCGCGCACTGGTGCAGGCGCTCTCTTGCCCGCCATCGTGGCGGGGATGGGTCGCCGCACCGCCGGCTCGCAAAGCGGCATGGGCGGCCTTGCCGATGTGCTGGGCGGGGCGCTGGGCGCCGGCGGGCAAGGCTCGGCAGGCGGCCTTGGCGGCGGATTGGGCGGCGGATTGGGCGGGGCGCTGGGTGGCATGTTGCTCGACAGCGTGTTGAAGCGCGAACCCACGCCGACGCAGGCGGGCAATGACATCCTCGGAGAAATTTTCGGCAACAAGGATGTGAGCCGCGGCGTTGCGGAGGAAGTTGCCGGGTCGACCGGAATCAGCAGCGATGTGCTGAAGCGCATGCTGCCGATCCTCGCCATGGCGGTGATGGGCTACATGATGAACCGCGACGGCGGCAGCGCGGCGACACCGTCGGGCGGCGGCAACAACCCGCTGGGCGGTGCGCTGGGCGGGCTGCTGGGGCAGGTCATGTCGGGCATGGCGCGCCGCTGA
- a CDS encoding phosphoenolpyruvate carboxykinase yields the protein MSYTHEVSHADLGIATDATIHANLKTAALVEHALANGEGRLAKHGPLVVETGKHTGRSAKDKFIVRDGETEETVWWDNNASMSPEHFAALKEDFLAHLGTKDTLYTAQLFGGSQPEHRVAVQVINEFAWHNLFIRTMLCRPTEAELADFAAEYTVIDLPSFKADPDRHGTRSETVVAVNLSEKLILIGGTQYAGEMKKSVFGILNYLLPPKGVMPMHCSANVGPDGKTAVFFGLSGTGKTTLSADASRTLIGDDEHGWSDTAVFNFEGGCYAKMIRLSAEAEPEIYATTRMFGTVLENVVMDKDTRELDFDDNSLAENSRGAYPIDFIPNTSENNMGPVPSNVIMLTADAFGVLPPIARLTPDQAMYHFLSGYTAKVAGTEIGVTEPEATFSTCFGAPFMPRHPSVYGNLLKKRIAEGNVQCWLLNTGWTGGKYGVGNRMPIKATRGLLNAALDGRLDDVEYRKDANFGFDVPVHVPALEEAGIDQSILDPRSTWTDQDEYDRTAHKLVELFVNNFQPFAAHVDEGVRQAAPQSA from the coding sequence GTGTCATACACCCATGAGGTGTCGCATGCCGATCTGGGCATTGCGACCGATGCTACCATTCACGCCAATCTGAAAACCGCTGCGCTTGTCGAACATGCGCTGGCCAATGGCGAGGGGCGTCTGGCAAAGCACGGACCTCTGGTGGTCGAGACGGGCAAGCACACCGGCCGCAGCGCGAAAGACAAGTTCATCGTGCGCGATGGCGAGACCGAAGAGACGGTGTGGTGGGACAACAATGCCAGCATGTCGCCTGAGCATTTCGCGGCGTTGAAAGAGGATTTTCTCGCTCATCTCGGCACGAAGGACACGCTCTACACCGCGCAGCTTTTCGGCGGTAGCCAGCCCGAACACCGCGTAGCGGTGCAGGTGATAAACGAGTTCGCCTGGCACAACCTTTTCATCCGCACCATGCTGTGCCGCCCGACCGAAGCCGAGCTGGCCGATTTTGCAGCGGAATACACCGTGATCGACCTGCCCAGCTTCAAGGCCGACCCCGACCGGCACGGCACGCGTAGCGAAACCGTGGTGGCCGTGAACCTCTCGGAAAAGCTGATCTTGATCGGCGGCACGCAATATGCGGGCGAGATGAAGAAGAGCGTTTTCGGCATCCTCAACTACCTGCTGCCGCCCAAGGGCGTGATGCCCATGCACTGCAGCGCCAATGTCGGCCCGGATGGCAAGACGGCGGTGTTCTTCGGCCTTTCGGGCACCGGAAAAACAACGCTTTCCGCCGATGCCAGCCGCACGCTGATCGGCGATGACGAGCATGGCTGGTCGGATACGGCGGTCTTCAATTTCGAAGGCGGCTGCTATGCAAAAATGATCCGCCTTTCCGCAGAAGCCGAGCCCGAAATCTACGCCACCACCCGCATGTTCGGCACGGTGCTGGAAAATGTGGTGATGGACAAGGATACGCGCGAACTCGATTTCGACGACAACTCGCTCGCCGAGAACAGCCGCGGTGCCTATCCCATCGACTTCATTCCCAACACGTCCGAAAACAATATGGGCCCGGTGCCCAGCAACGTCATCATGCTGACCGCCGATGCCTTCGGCGTGCTGCCCCCGATCGCGCGGCTGACGCCGGACCAGGCGATGTACCACTTCCTCTCTGGCTACACCGCCAAGGTGGCGGGCACCGAGATCGGCGTGACAGAGCCCGAGGCGACCTTCAGCACCTGTTTCGGCGCGCCCTTCATGCCGCGTCATCCTTCGGTCTATGGCAATTTGCTGAAAAAGCGCATCGCCGAGGGCAATGTGCAGTGCTGGCTGCTCAACACCGGCTGGACGGGCGGCAAATACGGCGTGGGAAACCGCATGCCAATCAAGGCGACGCGCGGCCTGCTCAACGCCGCGCTCGATGGCAGGCTGGACGATGTCGAATACCGCAAAGATGCCAATTTCGGCTTCGACGTGCCGGTGCATGTGCCCGCGCTGGAAGAAGCGGGAATCGACCAGTCCATCCTAGATCCGCGCAGCACATGGACCGACCAGGACGAATACGATCGCACCGCGCACAAGCTGGTCGAGCTGTTCGTGAACAACTTCCAGCCTTTCGCCGCACATGTCGACGAGGGCGTTCGCCAGGCCGCTCCGCAAAGCGCCTGA
- a CDS encoding response regulator transcription factor produces the protein MTELTTSDAETNAGTTAGQRVIALVDDDRNILTTLSIALQAEGYATRLYSDGEAALDALLHNPPDLAVFDIKMPRMNGMELLQKLRETSQLPVIFLTSKDEEEDEEAGLAMGADDYIAKPFSQRLLLARIRAILRRAAPLPVSEDDPVPMPKAEHEVITRGRLAMDPARHQVTWDGRAVSLTVTEFLILEALAARPGVIKSRNQLMDAAYPDDVFVDDRTVDSHIKRLRRKFRAVDSDFTAIETLYGAGYSFSDG, from the coding sequence ATGACCGAACTTACCACCAGCGATGCAGAGACGAACGCCGGAACCACAGCCGGACAGCGCGTGATCGCGCTGGTCGACGATGATCGCAACATCCTCACCACTCTCTCCATCGCATTGCAGGCCGAAGGCTATGCCACCCGCCTTTACTCCGATGGCGAGGCGGCCTTGGATGCGCTGTTGCACAACCCGCCCGACCTGGCCGTGTTCGACATCAAGATGCCGCGCATGAACGGGATGGAATTGCTGCAAAAGCTGCGGGAGACATCGCAGCTGCCGGTCATCTTCCTCACCAGCAAGGATGAGGAGGAGGACGAGGAAGCTGGCCTTGCCATGGGCGCGGACGATTATATCGCGAAGCCTTTCAGCCAGCGCCTGCTGCTGGCCCGCATCCGCGCCATCCTGCGCCGCGCCGCGCCGCTGCCCGTTAGCGAGGACGATCCCGTGCCTATGCCGAAGGCGGAGCATGAGGTCATCACGCGCGGTCGCCTCGCCATGGATCCGGCGCGGCACCAGGTAACCTGGGATGGGCGCGCGGTCAGTCTGACGGTCACCGAATTCCTGATCCTCGAAGCGCTGGCCGCCCGGCCCGGCGTTATCAAGAGCCGCAACCAGCTGATGGATGCGGCTTACCCGGACGATGTCTTCGTCGATGACCGCACTGTCGATTCCCACATCAAGCGCCTGCGCCGCAAGTTCCGCGCCGTCGATTCCGATTTCACCGCGATCGAGACACTGTACGGGGCAGGCTACAGCTTCTCCGATGGCTGA
- a CDS encoding sensor histidine kinase, whose protein sequence is MADSTVDNSLQASRLERIPFPFGRSLTARILTVNLIPLLVLAGSLFFLDSYRRQLLDERFKLARIEAQITAEALAGATRERQEALLSQIGREQRMRLRMYDTEGTLIADSFALDQPSFTFGDPDAEPFLEDFARWTDSAVNFAVGAPSPPDYVEPESTSADGWPELARVRQQGLTQIELRRAPDGTPVINAAAPVGLAGATLLTTRNASDITAAVRSARSDLMTIILLALAVSTILSLYLANTIIGPLRRLGLATSRVRLGRERDVEVPRMDSREDEIGVLARAVSDMTAALRHRIDAVESFAADVAHEIKNPLASLRSATESLPKVEEPDLRAQLVDVAAHDVRRIDRLVSEISEASRIDAELSRATFEPVELGTLFANVIARKVERGENRGCDMQVVSNTVRDVVLGVPIRLERVAENLLDNAVSFSPEGGRITVTIDHGADTVTARICDEGPGIPEEAREKVFTRFHSHRPEGEEYGNHSGLGLAIGRAIAEAHDGSLRVGESAADLGGACLVLELPAA, encoded by the coding sequence ATGGCTGACAGCACTGTCGACAACAGCCTGCAGGCATCGCGGCTGGAGCGGATACCCTTTCCCTTCGGTCGTTCGCTGACGGCGCGCATATTGACGGTGAACCTGATCCCGCTGCTGGTGCTGGCGGGCAGCCTGTTCTTCCTCGATTCCTACCGGCGACAGCTGCTGGACGAGCGTTTCAAGCTCGCTCGGATCGAAGCGCAGATCACTGCCGAGGCGCTGGCAGGCGCGACGCGCGAGCGGCAGGAAGCGTTGCTCAGCCAGATCGGGCGCGAACAGCGTATGCGGCTGCGCATGTACGACACCGAAGGCACGCTTATCGCCGACAGTTTCGCCCTCGACCAGCCCAGCTTCACCTTCGGCGATCCGGATGCGGAACCATTCCTCGAAGATTTCGCCCGCTGGACCGACAGCGCGGTAAACTTCGCGGTCGGCGCGCCGTCGCCGCCCGACTATGTCGAGCCCGAAAGCACCTCGGCAGACGGCTGGCCGGAACTGGCCCGCGTGCGCCAGCAAGGCCTCACCCAGATCGAATTGCGCCGCGCGCCCGACGGCACTCCTGTCATCAACGCCGCTGCGCCGGTCGGTCTGGCGGGCGCAACCCTGCTCACCACCCGCAATGCCAGCGACATCACCGCCGCCGTGCGCAGCGCGCGCTCCGACCTGATGACGATCATCCTGCTGGCGCTCGCCGTTTCGACCATCCTTTCGCTCTACCTTGCCAACACCATCATCGGCCCGCTACGTCGCTTGGGCCTTGCCACTTCCCGCGTGCGGCTGGGGCGGGAGCGCGATGTCGAGGTGCCGCGCATGGACAGCCGCGAGGACGAGATCGGCGTGCTCGCCCGCGCCGTATCCGACATGACGGCCGCCCTGCGCCACCGCATCGACGCGGTGGAAAGCTTCGCCGCCGATGTCGCGCACGAGATCAAGAACCCGCTCGCATCCCTGCGCAGCGCCACCGAATCGCTGCCCAAGGTGGAGGAACCGGACCTGCGCGCCCAGTTGGTTGACGTCGCCGCCCACGATGTGCGCCGGATCGACCGGCTGGTGAGCGAAATCAGCGAGGCGAGCCGCATCGATGCCGAACTCAGCCGCGCGACGTTCGAGCCGGTGGAACTGGGCACGCTGTTCGCCAATGTCATCGCCCGCAAGGTGGAGCGCGGCGAAAATCGCGGCTGCGATATGCAGGTGGTCAGCAACACCGTGCGCGACGTGGTGCTGGGCGTCCCTATCCGGCTGGAGCGCGTCGCCGAGAACCTGCTCGACAATGCCGTCTCCTTCTCTCCCGAAGGCGGGCGCATCACCGTCACCATCGACCATGGGGCCGACACCGTCACCGCGCGCATTTGCGACGAAGGCCCCGGCATCCCCGAAGAAGCGCGCGAGAAGGTCTTCACCCGTTTCCACTCGCACCGCCCCGAAGGCGAGGAATATGGCAACCATTCGGGTCTCGGCCTCGCCATCGGGCGTGCGATTGCCGAAGCGCATGACGGATCGCTGCGCGTGGGAGAAAGTGCTGCGGATTTGGGCGGCGCGTGCCTTGTCCTCGAACTGCCTGCCGCGTAA
- a CDS encoding HPr kinase/phosphorylase, which yields MSTTLPNVSCVAMRGRAMLITGGPGSGKSSLALALMDRGAELIGDDGVTLAQVGELVVATPPPNTEGLIEIRNVGLLEVPTARAPVAIVINLDPDAERLPLGHGAAMLLGKEVPQVDLYPDTPALPLRAEAALEMHGLD from the coding sequence ATGAGCACGACCCTTCCCAATGTCAGCTGCGTTGCCATGCGTGGGCGCGCCATGCTCATCACCGGCGGACCGGGCAGCGGCAAATCCAGCCTGGCCCTCGCGCTGATGGATCGCGGCGCGGAGCTAATCGGTGATGATGGAGTCACGCTGGCGCAGGTCGGCGAACTGGTCGTCGCGACGCCGCCTCCCAACACCGAAGGGCTGATCGAAATCCGCAATGTCGGCCTGCTCGAAGTTCCCACCGCGCGGGCACCGGTGGCCATCGTGATCAATCTCGATCCCGATGCGGAGAGGCTGCCGCTGGGCCATGGCGCGGCGATGCTGCTCGGCAAGGAAGTGCCGCAGGTCGACCTCTATCCGGACACGCCTGCCCTGCCCTTGCGCGCCGAGGCGGCACTGGAAATGCACGGTCTGGACTGA
- the rapZ gene encoding RNase adapter RapZ, protein MAANASAPAQRILLVTGMLGAGKSTALRELEDLGWESIDNFPIRLLDRMVGGDAVAGSLAIGFDCRTRGFVPAEIIEQVKHWVEEDENLTISTLFLDCAGHELERRFNETRRRHFLAGDLPVSSGISAERELLSPLRRWANVLIDTTDFSTNDLKQTIRDQFSQTAPAEMTVTVSSFGFARGKPPTADLVFDMRYLANPHWEEGLREQTGLDEGVGEFIESNPIFASSFSKIRALLLELLPQYAEQGKTYVNIAFGCTGGRHRSVYTAEKMAQVLREGGFSPTVLHRNLGSRAEDLVEGSQHP, encoded by the coding sequence ATGGCTGCAAACGCTTCCGCACCCGCCCAGCGCATCCTGCTTGTGACCGGCATGTTGGGCGCGGGCAAATCGACCGCGCTGCGCGAACTCGAAGACCTTGGCTGGGAATCGATCGACAATTTTCCGATCCGCCTGCTCGACCGGATGGTGGGCGGCGATGCCGTGGCAGGCTCGCTCGCCATCGGTTTCGATTGCCGCACGCGCGGCTTCGTGCCCGCCGAAATCATCGAGCAGGTGAAGCACTGGGTGGAGGAGGACGAGAACCTCACCATCAGCACGCTGTTCCTCGATTGCGCGGGGCATGAACTGGAGCGGCGTTTCAACGAAACGCGGCGCCGCCATTTCCTCGCAGGCGACCTGCCCGTCTCTTCCGGCATATCGGCGGAGCGTGAATTGCTCAGCCCGCTGCGCCGCTGGGCCAATGTGCTGATCGACACCACCGATTTTTCCACCAACGACCTGAAACAGACGATCCGCGACCAATTTTCGCAAACCGCCCCTGCCGAGATGACGGTGACGGTATCGAGTTTCGGCTTTGCGCGCGGCAAGCCGCCCACGGCCGATTTGGTGTTCGACATGCGCTATCTCGCCAATCCGCATTGGGAAGAGGGGCTTCGCGAACAGACCGGGCTGGACGAAGGCGTAGGCGAATTTATCGAAAGCAATCCGATATTTGCATCCAGCTTCTCGAAAATCCGTGCATTGCTGCTGGAACTTCTGCCGCAATATGCGGAGCAGGGAAAAACCTATGTGAACATCGCCTTCGGTTGTACCGGCGGGAGACACCGCAGCGTTTACACAGCGGAGAAGATGGCGCAGGTCTTGCGCGAAGGCGGCTTTTCGCCCACCGTCCTGCATCGCAATCTGGGATCGCGAGCCGAGGATCTGGTGGAAGGGAGCCAGCATCCATGA
- a CDS encoding PTS sugar transporter subunit IIA → MIGIILVTHGQLAEEFVAAMEHVVGRQDAVATICIGPNDDMEERRREIAEAIERVDTGAGAILLTDLFGGTPSNLAISLLEAGRTEVIAGINLPMLIRLAGARKELPLLKAAQAAREAGRNYITLASEFLGQDA, encoded by the coding sequence ATGATTGGTATCATTCTCGTCACCCACGGCCAGCTGGCCGAGGAATTTGTCGCCGCCATGGAACATGTGGTGGGCCGGCAGGATGCGGTCGCCACGATCTGCATCGGGCCGAATGACGATATGGAAGAGCGTCGCCGCGAAATCGCCGAAGCGATCGAGCGCGTCGATACAGGCGCGGGCGCGATCCTGCTGACCGACCTTTTCGGCGGCACGCCGTCCAACCTCGCCATCTCGCTATTGGAGGCGGGACGGACCGAGGTGATCGCCGGCATCAACCTGCCCATGCTGATCCGCCTGGCGGGCGCGCGCAAGGAATTGCCGCTCCTCAAGGCCGCGCAGGCCGCGCGTGAGGCGGGGCGCAATTACATCACACTCGCATCGGAATTTCTGGGGCAGGACGCCTGA
- a CDS encoding HPr family phosphocarrier protein: MSEASRQVVIPNKRGLHARASAKFVSMVAEMDNHKVAVEKDDHSAAGGSILGLMMLGAAMGDTVTLKVEGPEAEAKLGALVALVEGKFGED, encoded by the coding sequence ATGAGCGAAGCAAGCCGACAGGTCGTCATCCCCAACAAGCGCGGACTGCATGCTCGCGCCAGCGCCAAATTCGTCAGCATGGTGGCGGAGATGGACAATCACAAAGTGGCTGTCGAAAAAGACGATCACAGTGCCGCGGGCGGCTCGATCCTGGGGCTGATGATGCTGGGCGCCGCCATGGGGGACACGGTCACCCTGAAGGTCGAAGGCCCGGAAGCAGAGGCGAAGCTGGGCGCGCTGGTGGCGCTGGTCGAAGGCAAGTTCGGCGAGGACTGA